In one window of Geotrypetes seraphini chromosome 3, aGeoSer1.1, whole genome shotgun sequence DNA:
- the LRRC73 gene encoding leucine-rich repeat-containing protein 73 isoform X1 gives MLLPLLSRNLLCLVFGSFTPCPLSVSHHPCLSGVMLPGSIQISGETLSSTEVKDICEGLKENSVRLLSLRGCHLSDRDFSQVCRGVCQTHSLIQLNLNLGVLATINRVKQLAEALNSNRSIQSLFLHGSPLSDAGLALLNPALSTHPSLVSLDLGDCTLGDEGINLICGLLPPDGAKSGLKELTLSANPAVTSKGWARLAIAVAHSSQLRVLNLDYNPLGDHIAGMLAVAVSSSRTLEVLDLEGTGLTNQSAEILLDMVENYPTALKKLILVENNISGELQQQICDLLSEGEEENGENRELDRQRKNRNIWVPQRSKTDLVPQVVLMTSGLGDSLLTETEM, from the exons ATGCTTCTGCCTCTTCTCAGCAGGAACCTGTTGTGTCTTGTGTTTGGCA GCTTCACCCCTTGTCCTCTTTCCGTCTCCCATCACCCTTGCCTGAGTGGCGTCATGCTGCCAGGCTCAATCCAGATCTCTGGGGAGACACTGTCGAGCACTGAAGTGAAGGATATCTGTGAGGGCCTGAAAGAGAACTCAGTCCGGCTGCTGTCCCTGCGTGGTTGTCACCTCTCCGACCGTGACTTCAGCCAAGTGTGCCGGGGTGTCTGCCAGACCCACTCCCTCATCCAACTCAATCTTAACCTGGGTGTACTGGCCACCATTAACCGAGTCAAGCAGCTGGCCGAGGCCCTGAACAGCAACAGATCTATCCAGTCCTTGTT CCTCCATGGAAGTCCTCTGTCAGATGCAGGCCTGGCCCTCTTGAACCCCGCCCTCTCCACGCACCCTTCCCTGGTATCACTAGATCTTGGCGACTGCACATTGGGAGATGAAGGAATTAACCTTATCTGTGGGCTCCTCCCACCTGACGGAGCCAAATCAG GGCTGAAAGAGTTAACGCTCAGTGCTAACCCAGCAGTGACATCGAAAGGCTGGGCAAGACTGGCCATTGCAGTGGCTCACAGCTCCCAGCTCCGAGTTCTAAACCTGGACTACAATCCCTTAG GTGATCACATTGCTGGGATGCTAGCGGTTGCAGTCTCTTCAAGTCGAACGCTAGAGGTTTTGGACCTGGAAGGGACTGGACTTACAAATCAGTCAGCGGAA ATCCTCCTGGATATGGTAGAGAACTACCCCACAGCCCTGAAGAAACTCATCCTTGTGGAAAACAACATAAGTGGTGAACTCCAGCAGCAGATCTGTGACCTGCTATCTGAGGGGGAAGAGGAGAATGGTGAGAACCGAGAGCtggacagacaaagaaagaacaGGAACATCTGGGTGCCACAGCGCAGCAAGACAG ATCTGGTACCACAGGTGGTGCTGATGACATCCGGGCTGGGAGACAGCCTGCTCACGGAGACAGAAATGTGA
- the LRRC73 gene encoding leucine-rich repeat-containing protein 73 isoform X2: protein MLPGSIQISGETLSSTEVKDICEGLKENSVRLLSLRGCHLSDRDFSQVCRGVCQTHSLIQLNLNLGVLATINRVKQLAEALNSNRSIQSLFLHGSPLSDAGLALLNPALSTHPSLVSLDLGDCTLGDEGINLICGLLPPDGAKSGLKELTLSANPAVTSKGWARLAIAVAHSSQLRVLNLDYNPLGDHIAGMLAVAVSSSRTLEVLDLEGTGLTNQSAEILLDMVENYPTALKKLILVENNISGELQQQICDLLSEGEEENGENRELDRQRKNRNIWVPQRSKTDLVPQVVLMTSGLGDSLLTETEM, encoded by the exons ATGCTGCCAGGCTCAATCCAGATCTCTGGGGAGACACTGTCGAGCACTGAAGTGAAGGATATCTGTGAGGGCCTGAAAGAGAACTCAGTCCGGCTGCTGTCCCTGCGTGGTTGTCACCTCTCCGACCGTGACTTCAGCCAAGTGTGCCGGGGTGTCTGCCAGACCCACTCCCTCATCCAACTCAATCTTAACCTGGGTGTACTGGCCACCATTAACCGAGTCAAGCAGCTGGCCGAGGCCCTGAACAGCAACAGATCTATCCAGTCCTTGTT CCTCCATGGAAGTCCTCTGTCAGATGCAGGCCTGGCCCTCTTGAACCCCGCCCTCTCCACGCACCCTTCCCTGGTATCACTAGATCTTGGCGACTGCACATTGGGAGATGAAGGAATTAACCTTATCTGTGGGCTCCTCCCACCTGACGGAGCCAAATCAG GGCTGAAAGAGTTAACGCTCAGTGCTAACCCAGCAGTGACATCGAAAGGCTGGGCAAGACTGGCCATTGCAGTGGCTCACAGCTCCCAGCTCCGAGTTCTAAACCTGGACTACAATCCCTTAG GTGATCACATTGCTGGGATGCTAGCGGTTGCAGTCTCTTCAAGTCGAACGCTAGAGGTTTTGGACCTGGAAGGGACTGGACTTACAAATCAGTCAGCGGAA ATCCTCCTGGATATGGTAGAGAACTACCCCACAGCCCTGAAGAAACTCATCCTTGTGGAAAACAACATAAGTGGTGAACTCCAGCAGCAGATCTGTGACCTGCTATCTGAGGGGGAAGAGGAGAATGGTGAGAACCGAGAGCtggacagacaaagaaagaacaGGAACATCTGGGTGCCACAGCGCAGCAAGACAG ATCTGGTACCACAGGTGGTGCTGATGACATCCGGGCTGGGAGACAGCCTGCTCACGGAGACAGAAATGTGA